TAGCTGTGTActcaagtatttaaaataaacatttgaaaatagcTGGATTTCAAGATACCACTTTCAAGAGAAAATAAGGGTGACATTTAGTCTTCTCTGTtctaaaaaaaattgataaaacaagCAAATcagttcttatttttctaagaagataaatttttcaaaatatgaatttggaaTCAATAAAAACTTAACATATCTAGACTGTAAGAATCTAATACTTATATCTtaacttttgaaaaattaagaTGCCTgcctaggcacagtggctcatgcctgtaatcccagcattttgggaggccaaggcaagaggatcgcttgaatccaagcgttcaagaccagcctgggcaacgtagagaccctgtctctgccaaaaatataaaaattagccgagcaggGTGGTAcacacatgtggtcccagctacctgagaggctgaggtgggaggattccttgagtctaagagttcaaggctgcagtgacctgtgattgcactgctgcacttcagcctgggcaacagagcaagactgtctcaaaaacaaaaccaaaaaaggctTTAGCCAAATATTATCAGCAACTCAACTGATGCCCAAGTAAGAGATCCTAATTCCATCACCCATTCTTTCATATTTACTTTCTTCATTTCCAGATTTCTTTTATACCTTGGACAAGTCAGTTGTTCTTCCATGACCAAATAACTCTGCCTTGATCTCTTCTACTTTCCTCCTGTCATCTTCATTTAATTCTGAAATGGAGTATCCACAATCATGTGCTAAATTGAACTTCAGATTCCAGGCTGGAGAGAAAGCATACACTTGAGATAATACAATGCAAAAGTGATAATTTGTCAACAATTGCAACACAGAAGATCATCAATATATGCAATTTAATACCCACTGCAATGCTTAGTATGTCTTCTTCTCAATTATGACAACCTATTAGAAATTCTTGACAGAGATCCTTTCACTGCAAAGTCTGATTTTCTTAAGCCATGCTCTATAGATAATTCTacaaaaaagctactttaaatctGCTAATCAGTCATATTTATCTTAATCCTCCTTCTAATCATGAGTTTCTTTACCTCTCCCTTTAGTTCCTGCTACAATTACTCATAATTCCATGACAGCtgatatttaaaagtaataaatacaaCTTGGAGGTTTTTTTGTAGAATAAAAATGTGCAAGGAACAGCGTAGGAAGTTAACCTCAAGGGACGATTTCTAGGTAGGCCTAAATTGCTTTTAAATTGCCTCCTAAAATATATTCCCCATATTGTcttacagatttttgtttttaatggaattCTATTAGAAATTAATGAGATTTGTAAATATTCTCTTTTAAACCTCTAACCCAAGTTTTAGTAtaaaatacattgatttttttttcaaatgtctgaGATCAACACCAAGAGTTTTAttagaaaagggaaagagaaaatatatgtagtTTTAGGACAAAAAGCAATTTAGAGCACAGCAAATTGGAGGCTCTTTCTGCCTTCAGAATAAGGATACTATAATCGGAGGATTAGAGAAACGTGATAGCTTTAGGAGCTCAGGAGCCCAAGCGACCTCTTTACTCTCTTTCATACATCAGAATCTACTTCTCCTAAGAACAAGAACCTAAACCCAGGCTGGTACTATTAATACTGTAACTTAACTACATTATTGGTTAAATAGGCTTTTTATGGATTGTTAGAAGAAATATAGTCATTCTAACAATTCTATTGGAAAATACATTTAGAACTCCAAATatctaacttcattttttttcttggtcttgCTTGTATTTTTCATTGGCTAAGCTTCCTCAAAACATAAATATCTAACTTTAAACACATTATTAAACTATAACGTTTATAAGCCTGAACCTTTCTTCTTACCATGTGCTCGTACCCGGCTTTCCTCTTCCTCTGCATTTCTGAGTATTTCTTTAGCATGATTCAGTGAGGATTCACATTGCAAAAGGTTTTTCACATGTGCAGCCAGTGAATCTACACTGCTACCACCACCATCCTCACTCTCTGACACACCCTCTTCCTCTCTGCTATCTGTTATACTTGTCTTGGGTGAAACATATGGAAAGAAGTTTAGAAGAACATCAGAAACTGATTCCAAAGACTCTGGTAAATTACTGTCCCACGAGCAGGAACCATTTCCATCACTGGCATCACTACTTGAATCACTTTTTATGACAGTCATCATAGGGATAATAATTTTATTCCCAATGGTTCCACTACACCCTTCAGGTTCAGACCTCGTTACAGATTTGGCTGCTTGATATTGCCTAAGAGTTTCTTCTAATGCCATACTGACTTTGCTCTCTGCTTCCTGTAGAGGACTTCTAACTGTAGTTGAACTAATAAACTCCCAATTTTCAATGCCTCTCCGGCATTTCAAATTCGTCTGTGTGCCAATATCCTTCTGTATGCACCTGCTGCTTGGGCTTTCCTCTGTGAATGGCTGTCTCTGAAACAAATCACCATTAGATACACCCGTGGAAGAGGGTTCTTTGAAGCAAACCACCTTCTTAGACTGTATAAATGAAACATCACTAATATCTCTGAAAGGGGCAAGGGGAGCAGGAAAATTGCATCGTTTCAGTGCCATATTTTCTGCCTCCATCAAAAGTGTCCGAATTTCCTTAAGAGTTTTAGAACTATTTTCTGCATCCTGGATTTCTTCAGAGCCAACATCTCTAAAACCTGCAGATTCTGGTTTATTTATTACAACTCTGTCATCAGCCTGAGAATTTAAAAGCACATTATTTGAGCTAACACTGGAGTCAGAAGAATTCAAACTATCTATTAGCCTTTGGACATGTTCTGAAACAAGCTTGTGATTCTCACCATGTGAGTAAGTACCAGAGGGAACTGTTTGTAATCCAGTAATTTGATCAGCTTGCCCAAGAGCACTTGAGATCTTTAGAGCATCTTCAGTTAGATGTCTATCTGGCAAATCCTTTTGATAGAAAATATCTGGTTTCTCTCGATGTGAAAAGGAACTAGGAAGAGCTGTTGGTAATACTGTTTTCTGGCCAGCTGGTCCAGGAATTGTTGAAACCTTCAGCACATCTTCAGTTACATGTCTACCTGGCAATTCCTGTGGACTGAAAATATTCGATTTCTCTCTGTGAAAATAAGAACTAGAGAGAGATACTGGTTTTCCAGTATTCACATCAGTTAGTTCAGGGACAGCTGAAATCTTTAGAATACCTTTACTTTGATCTCTATCTGGCAACTGctgttgaaataaaatattgggCTTTACTGTTTGAGAATAGGAACTATGAAAAGCTGTCTGGGATGGAGTCTTCTGGTCATTTGGTCCAATCACAGTTGAAATCTTGGGCTTCTCTATTTGTGAGTAGGAACTAAGGGTAGCTGCTGGAAACTGAGTTTTCTGGTCATCTGGTATATGCACAGTTGAAATCTTGAGTTTCTCTTTATGCGAATGTGAGTAGGAACTAGACAGTCCTATTGGTATCCCAGTCTTCTGCTCTACTGGTATAGAAACAGGTGAAACTTTCAGAGCCTCTTCTGTGAGATGACTGTCTGGCAACACCTGTTGAGAGATAACACTGGGCTTCTCTCTACGTGAGTAGTAACTTAAAGGTACTGTTGGTATCTCAGTCTTCCGGTCACCTTGTCCAGGAACAACAAAAACACTTAAAGCTTCTTCAGTAACATCTGGCAACTCCTGCTGATGAAAAATACTGGCCTTCTCTCTATTTGAGTAGGAACTAGAGGATGCTATTTGTATCCCAGTCTTCCGGTCAGCAGGCCCAGGAACCCCTACTGCTTTCAAAGTTACTTCAGTAAGATCTGGCAACTCCTGCTCATAAGAAATGACAGAGTGCTCTCTCTGTGGGTAGGAATTAGAGAGCAGGATGTTTATTCCAGTCTTCCGGTCAGCTGGTCCAGGAACTCTTAAAATTTTCAAACCTGCTTCAGTAAAATGCGGCAACTCTCGCTGGTAGGAAATAATGGGCTTCTCTCTGTGTGAGTAGGAAGTAGAGGTTACTGTCGATACCCCAGTCTTCTGGTCAGCTGGTCCAGGAACATATGAAACTTTCAGAGCCTTTTCAGTTAGATGACTATCTGGCAACTCTTGCTGGTAAGGAATATTAGGCTTCTCTGTAAGTGAATAGAAAGAGGAAGTTACAGTAGATAACCCAGTCTTCTGGTCAGCTGGTTGAGGAACAGCTGAAACTTTCAGAGCTTCTTGAGTTAGCTGACTGTCTGGCAGGGCCTGTTGGTAGAAGACAATGGGCTTCTCTCTATATGAGTATAAACTAGAGGATACTGATGGTGTCTCAGTCTTCTGGGCATCTGGTCCAGGAACAGGTGGAACTTTCAGAGCTTCTTCAGGTAAATGACTATCTGATAGGGTCTGTTGGTAGAAAATGACAGGCTTCCCCCTATTTGAGTAGGTAGTAGAATGTACCAGTAATGTCTCAGTTTTCTGGTCAGCTGGTCCAGGAGCAGCTGAAACTTTCACAACCTCTTTATTTAGAGGACTGTCTAGCAGAGCCTGCCGGTAGAAAGTAATGGGCTCCTCTCCAAGTGCACTGGAACCTAAAGGTCCTGCTGGTATGTCAGTCTTTTTTTCAGTAGGTCCAGAAACAATGGAAACTTTCAGAGCCTCTTCAGGTAGATGACCATCTGGAAAGGCCTGTTTGTAGTTAACAATCGGCTTCTCTCCAAATGAGTAGGAAGTAGAGGTTATGGTTGGTATGCCAGTTGTCTGGTCAGCTGGTCCAGGAGCAGAAGAAACTCTGAGAGCCTCTTCAGGTATTTGACTACCTAGCAATGCCAGTTGGTAGAAACTGCCAGACTTTGCTCTATGTTGTGAGTAGGAAGGAGAGGTTATAGTTGGTGCGCCAGTTGTCTGGCCAACTGGTCCAGGAGCAACTGAAACTTTCAGAGACTCTTCAGGTAGATGACCATCTGGAAAGGCCTGTTTGTAGATAACAATGGGCTTCTCTCCAAATGAGCTGGAAGGAGAGGTTACAGTTGGTGTGCCAATCGTCTGGTCAACTGGTCCAGGAGCAACTGAAACTTCCAAAGCCTCTTCAGGTAGATGACTATGTGGCAAGACCTGTTGGTAGAAACTACCAGGCTTCTCTGTGTGTGAGTAGAAAGTAGAGGGTAAAGTTGGTATCCCAGTCTTCTGGTCAGCTGGTCCAGGAACCGCTGAAACGTTCTTAGCCTCTTCAGTTAGATGACTACCTGGCAACGACTGTTGGTAGAAAATACTCGGCTTCTCTCTATGTTGTGAGTAGGAAGTAGAGGTTACAGTTGGTGTGCCAGTTGTCTGGTCAACTGGTTCAGGGGCAACTGAAAttttcagagcctcttcagttgGATGACTATGTGGCAAGACCTGTTGGTAGAAAACACCAGACTTCTCTGTGTGTGAGTAGAAAGTAGAGGGTAAAATTGGTATCACAGTCTTCTGGTCAGCTGGTCCAGGAACCGCTGAAACATTCTTAGCCTCTTCAGTTAGATGACTACTTGGCAACGACTGTTGGTAGAAAATGCTGGGCTTCTCTCTATATTGTGAGTAGGAAGTAGAGGTTACAGCTGGTGTGCCAGTTGTCTGGTCAACTGGTTCAGAGGCAACTGAAAttttcagagcctcttcagttgGATGATTATCTGGCAAGACCTGTTGGTAGAAAATACCAGGCTTCTCTGTGTGTGAGTAAGAAGCAGAGGTTGAAGTTGGTGTCCCAGTCTTCTGGTCAGCTGGTCCAAGAACAGGTGAAACTTTCTGTGCCTCTTCAGGTATGTGACTACCTGGCAACGTCTGTTGATAGAAAATACCAGGTTTCTCTCTTTGTGAGTAGAAGGTAGAAAGTACTCTTGGTATCCAAGTCTTCTGGTTACCTGGTCCAGTAACAGCTGAAACTTTCTGAGCCTCTTCACGTATATGAGTACCTGGCAAGGCCTGCTGGTGGAAAATGCTGGGCTTTTCTCTATGTTGTGAgtaggaggttgaggttacagttGGTGTGCCAGTCTTCTGGTCTGCTAGTCCAGGAGCTACTGAAATTTTCAGAGCCTCTTTAGGCAGATGACTCTCTGGCAAGGTCTGTTGGTAGAAAATACCAGGCTTCTCTCTTTGTGAGTAGAAAGTAGACGGTACTGCTGGTGTGTCAGTCATCTGGTCAGCTGGTCCAGGGAAGGCTGAAACTTTCAGACTCTCTTCAGGTAGATGACTGTCTGATAACACCTGTGGGTACAAAACACTAGGCTTCTCCTCCCTCTGTGGGTAAGAACTAGACTGTACTGCTGGTATCTCAGTCTTCTGGTCAGCTGGTCCAGGGCCAGTTGAAACTTTCAGAGCCTTTTCAGTTGCATAACTATCTGGCAACTCCTGTTGATAGAAAATACTGGGCTTCTCTCTATGTGAGAAGGAACCTGAAGGTATTGTTGGTGTTGGGACAGTCTTCTGGTCAGTCAGTCCAGGAATAGCAGACATTTTCAGAGATTCTCTAGGTAGATCACTGTCTGGCAACTCTTGCTGGTAGTAAACACTAGATTTCTCGCTATGTGAGTGAGAATTAGAGGACACTGTTGGTGTCCCAGTCTTCTGGGCAGCCAATACAGAAACAGCTGAAACCTTCAGAGCTTCTTCAGGGAAAAGAAAGTCTGGCAGGGTCTGCTGGGAAAAAATAATGGGCTTCTCTCTGTGTGAGTAGAAACTAGATGGTGCTGAGGGTATCCCAGTCTTCTGATCACCTGGTCCAGGAACAACTGATActttcagagcctcttcagttaGATGACTATTGGGTAAGGTCTGCTGATAGAAAGCACTGGGCTTTTCTCCAAGTGAAGAGGATGCAGAGGAAGTAGAGGTTACAGTTGGTGTCCCAGTCTTTCTGTCAGCTGGTCCAGAAACAGCTGAAACTTTCAGAGCCTCTTCGGGTAGATGGCTGTCCAGCAAGGCCTGTTGGTAGAAAACAAGGAGCTTCTCTCTGTGTGAGTATGCACTAGAGGGTACTGTTGGTAGGCCAGTCTTCTGGTCAGCTGGTCCAGCAATAGCTGAAACTTTCAGACCTTCTTCAGGTAGATGACTGTCTGCTAACTCCTGTGGGTACAAAATACTAGGCTTTTCTCTTTGTGAGTAAGAACTAGACTGTACTGCTGGTATCTCAGTCTTCTGGTCAGCTGGTCCAGGAGTGGCTGAAACTTTAGTAAGAGTCTCTTCAGTTTGATGACTGTCTGCGAACTCTTGTTGGTAAAAAATACCAGGCTTCTCTCTATGTGAGTGGGGAGTAGAGAGTACTGTTGCTGTCCCAGTCTTCTGGTCGGCTGGTCCAGACACAGCTGAAACTTTCAGAGCCTGATCAGTTAGATGACCATCTGGCAAGGTCTGTCGATAGAAAAAGAGGAGGTCCTCTCCATGTGAGTGGGATGTAGAGGATACTGTAGGTATTCCCGTCTTCTGCTCCACTGGGCCAGGAGCAGCTGAAACTTCCAAAGGCTCTTCAGTTAAGTTACTCTCTGGTAACTCTTGTTGGTAAAAAGTACCAGGCTTCTCTCTATGTGAGTAGGAAGTAGAGGTTAGAGTTGACATGCCAGTTGTCTGATCAGCTAGTCCAGGAGCAGCTGAAACTTTCAAAGCCTCTTCAGTTAGATGACTGTCTGGCAAGCCCTGCTGGTAGAAAATGCTGGGCTTCCCCCTATGTGAGTGGGAACTAGAGAGTACTGTTGGTGTTGCAGTCTTCTGGTCAGCTGGTTCAGGAATAGCTGTGACTTTCAGAGTCTCTTCAGTTAGATGAGTATCTGCTAATGTCTTTTGGTTGAGAGTATCAGCAGTGTGTTGACCAGTAGTAGTTTCTAGAAGAGAACTTACAGCCAACTGAGACAGGTCCTCAAGGGACAAGGATAAATGAGATCCAATGTCTGAATCAACAGGAGTGGTAGTGATGCCTGACTTCAAGTTGGATTGAGTAACCTTAGCTATGCCTCCTTTAGAAGTGTCtcctaaagaaaaagagatttgttaatagtatataaaattttctattttaaaattctatgtgcTGGAAAAAAGCCAGCTTTGAGCCTTTAAAAAGCTTCTAGAAATGAATCCTAAGGAAACAGCCATCAAAGGAGATAAATATTTGCACACAAAGATATTAATTAGAAAActaaagtaaaaacattttaaatcttcaaCAACAAGAGTAATGGTTATAAACAACAGTATATCCAGTGGATGAAATATTATATGGATCTTACAACTTGGATTTTTAAGAGAATTTTCAATGAGATGGGATAATGCTATTGGGTCTAGGATTTGATTTCACCCTACTTACAATCTGTTATTGTGTCTTGCAGGCTGGCAGAAGACATAAGGTCTTCAGTCAGAGACGAAAGACTTTATGATCCCTGGTACAGCAAAGGCTCATCAGCTTATTTTCACGGGTTCCTCTTGCCCCCAAGTCCCACAGGGGCAGTACAATATGGCCTAGAGGGATGCTATGCGTGCAGTGAGTTTGAAGGACTCTCCCAACAAATGCAccctgtataatatatatatatttaagtacataaaactgaaaaagaCTCTAAAGGTTACTCTGAAGAGTTTTAACTTAATTCCGTATGGCATGGCAAATTGTTTACAGTTTTAAAGTTTTCAAGATGAGTGAGAAGGGAATGTAAAAATCTAGGTTGCACAATCCAACAAACATTTctatagaaatgttctatatgtGCACTAAcacaataattctaaatgaaagCAGTTTTAAACAGCAGTGTAAAGTAAGTGACTGCAACAGAAATGACAGGATTTGACAAGCTGTGCATTCATTCATTGTTCATTCAAAATACatgaatgcttactatgtgccaggcactgttctacatACAGCAAGCaataaacaaacagacaaatcCCTACCTCACAGAGCTAATTTGTATTCTAGCAGGAGGAGGCTGACAATAAATTGGTAAAACATATGATGTGTCAGATGGTGTTAAGATGATTGATATATAGAGCAAGTATTATCTATTCTTTATGTATAGGGAAACCGAGTTGCAAAGATGACCATGTAACAGTGCTTCTCAATGTTGGGATCTTGTTAACTtgcagattctgactcagtaggtctgggtgggacctgaaattctgcatttctaacaagctccccagGGATGCCCAATGTTATTGGTCCTCAGACCACATTTTAAGTGCAAAGATACATAGTTTTTCTAGAATTGTAGGTGGGTAAGTGACAAAAACTGGTACTTTAACCCTTAAACTCTAAATCCAAATTCTGAGCTCTTTCCACTACAACTGACTGGCTTTCTGTGGCCACTGACGAGCTTCAAAGGAGCTGAATATAGAATGAAATGGGTTGAGGAGTGAATTTCAAAGTAAAGAACTAGAAGTATCAAGTATTAACTCttcaagaaaagtaaaaaatttaaaaatgtaacatgcATTGTAACCTGAGAAGGAATATGAGTTACAAAATTTTGTGAGGTTCTTGCCTGCTGGgtctaaagaaaataagaaaagtttttGTGAGGAAACAAAACAGGCTCAAGAGGCTAATAAACCAAAAcagattaacaaaacaaaaccttgtttttctaaatgatttcctgatttctcaaggtttttaTGTCCCTTTGGCCATTACAAATTATTAGTGACACCATGAATGGGGACAAATGAGATAAATAGCTAAGGAGTTAAGATGTACAGCCCAGGTCCTTGAAAGATCCAGGTTACATAAGATAAGGTCTTCTTAACCTCAGGGGTAAAGGAAAAGATTAGTAAAGAAAACTGGAAGAACGACTATAGGTTAAGCTGTTAAAAGCGAGGGAGGAGATGCATGATGTTAAAGAAGAATTCTTGTCAGTTCTATATAAAGTTAAGGACATATATGTCAAACTGTCAGAAGAATGGTGATCACAAATCCATTAACtatgatttataaaatatgtctAGGTACATAAGGAGTTCATGATGAAAAATGGTATGTTTTTAGAGTCCTTATTATTCTCTCAGCCCTGGGAAAGAAGAATACACTAAGTGTGAGTGTTAACAATATTACTACATACTGATATA
This genomic window from Pan troglodytes isolate AG18354 chromosome 12, NHGRI_mPanTro3-v2.0_pri, whole genome shotgun sequence contains:
- the ALMS1 gene encoding centrosome-associated protein ALMS1 isoform X2, whose translation is MEPEDLPWPGELEEEEEEEEEEEEEEAAAAAAANVDDVVVVEEVEEEAGRELDCDSHYGPQHLESIDDEEDEEAKAWLQAHPGRILPPPSPPQHRYSEGEQTSLEKKTESWHCLPQEMDSSQTLDTSQTRFNLRTEDTEVTDFPSLEEGILTQSENQVKEPNRDLFCSPLLVIQDSFASPDLPLLTCLTQDQEFAPDSLFHQSELSFASLRGIPDKSEDTEWSSRPSEVSEALFQATAEVASDLASSRFSVSQHPLIGSTAVGSQCPFLPSEQGNNEETISSVDELKIPKDCDRYDDLCSYMSWKTRKDTQWPENNLADKDQVSVATSSDITDENIATKRSDHFDAACSYGQYWTQEDSSKQAETYLTKGLQGKAESDVITLDGLNENAVVCSERVAELQRKPTRESEYHSSDLRMLRMSPDTVPKAPKHLKAGDTSKGGIAKVTQSNLKSGITTTPVDSDIGSHLSLSLEDLSQLAVSSLLETTTGQHTADTLNQKTLADTHLTEETLKVTAIPEPADQKTATPTVLSSSHSHRGKPSIFYQQGLPDSHLTEEALKVSAAPGLADQTTGMSTLTSTSYSHREKPGTFYQQELPESNLTEEPLEVSAAPGPVEQKTGIPTVSSTSHSHGEDLLFFYRQTLPDGHLTDQALKVSAVSGPADQKTGTATVLSTPHSHREKPGIFYQQEFADSHQTEETLTKVSATPGPADQKTEIPAVQSSSYSQREKPSILYPQELADSHLPEEGLKVSAIAGPADQKTGLPTVPSSAYSHREKLLVFYQQALLDSHLPEEALKVSAVSGPADRKTGTPTVTSTSSASSSLGEKPSAFYQQTLPNSHLTEEALKVSVVPGPGDQKTGIPSAPSSFYSHREKPIIFSQQTLPDFLFPEEALKVSAVSVLAAQKTGTPTVSSNSHSHSEKSSVYYQQELPDSDLPRESLKMSAIPGLTDQKTVPTPTIPSGSFSHREKPSIFYQQELPDSYATEKALKVSTGPGPADQKTEIPAVQSSSYPQREEKPSVLYPQVLSDSHLPEESLKVSAFPGPADQMTDTPAVPSTFYSQREKPGIFYQQTLPESHLPKEALKISVAPGLADQKTGTPTVTSTSYSQHREKPSIFHQQALPGTHIREEAQKVSAVTGPGNQKTWIPRVLSTFYSQREKPGIFYQQTLPGSHIPEEAQKVSPVLGPADQKTGTPTSTSASYSHTEKPGIFYQQVLPDNHPTEEALKISVASEPVDQTTGTPAVTSTSYSQYREKPSIFYQQSLPSSHLTEEAKNVSAVPGPADQKTVIPILPSTFYSHTEKSGVFYQQVLPHSHPTEEALKISVAPEPVDQTTGTPTVTSTSYSQHREKPSIFYQQSLPGSHLTEEAKNVSAVPGPADQKTGIPTLPSTFYSHTEKPGSFYQQVLPHSHLPEEALEVSVAPGPVDQTIGTPTVTSPSSSFGEKPIVIYKQAFPDGHLPEESLKVSVAPGPVGQTTGAPTITSPSYSQHRAKSGSFYQLALLGSQIPEEALRVSSAPGPADQTTGIPTITSTSYSFGEKPIVNYKQAFPDGHLPEEALKVSIVSGPTEKKTDIPAGPLGSSALGEEPITFYRQALLDSPLNKEVVKVSAAPGPADQKTETLLVHSTTYSNRGKPVIFYQQTLSDSHLPEEALKVPPVPGPDAQKTETPSVSSSLYSYREKPIVFYQQALPDSQLTQEALKVSAVPQPADQKTGLSTVTSSFYSLTEKPNIPYQQELPDSHLTEKALKVSYVPGPADQKTGVSTVTSTSYSHREKPIISYQRELPHFTEAGLKILRVPGPADRKTGINILLSNSYPQREHSVISYEQELPDLTEVTLKAVGVPGPADRKTGIQIASSSSYSNREKASIFHQQELPDVTEEALSVFVVPGQGDRKTEIPTVPLSYYSRREKPSVISQQVLPDSHLTEEALKVSPVSIPVEQKTGIPIGLSSSYSHSHKEKLKISTVHIPDDQKTQFPAATLSSYSQIEKPKISTVIGPNDQKTPSQTAFHSSYSQTVKPNILFQQQLPDRDQSKGILKISAVPELTDVNTGKPVSLSSSYFHREKSNIFSPQELPGRHVTEDVLKVSTIPGPAGQKTVLPTALPSSFSHREKPDIFYQKDLPDRHLTEDALKISSALGQADQITGLQTVPSGTYSHGENHKLVSEHVQRLIDSLNSSDSSVSSNNVLLNSQADDRVVINKPESAGFRDVGSEEIQDAENSSKTLKEIRTLLMEAENMALKRCNFPAPLAPFRDISDVSFIQSKKVVCFKEPSSTGVSNGDLFQRQPFTEESPSSRCIQKDIGTQTNLKCRRGIENWEFISSTTVRSPLQEAESKVSMALEETLRQYQAAKSVTRSEPEGCSGTIGNKIIIPMMTVIKSDSSSDASDGNGSCSWDSNLPESLESVSDVLLNFFPYVSPKTSITDSREEEGVSESEDGGGSSVDSLAAHVKNLLQCESSLNHAKEILRNAEEEESRVRAHAWNLKFNLAHDCGYSISELNEDDRRKVEEIKAELFGHGRTTDLSKGLQSPRGMGCKPEAVCSHIIIESHEKGCFRTLTSEYPQLDSHPCAFRSAEPSEMTRGRQNPSSCRAKHVNLSASLDQNNSHFKVWNSLQLKSHSPFQNFIPDEFKISKGLQMPFHEKMDPWLSELVEPAFVPPKEVDFHSSSQMPSPEPMKKFTTSITFSSHRHSKCISNSSVVKVGVTEGSQCTGASVGVFNSHFTEEQNPPRDLKQKTSSPSSFKMHSNSQDKEVTILAEGRRQSQKLPVDFEHSFQEEKPLERSDFTGSHSEPSTSANCSNFKEIQISDNHTLISMGRPSSTLGVSRSSSRLGVKEKNVTITPDLPSCIFLEQRELFEQSKAPRAEDHVRKHHSPSPQHQDYVAPDLPSCIFLEQRELFEQCKAPYVDHQMRENHSPLPQGQDSISSDLPSPISLEQCQSKAPGVDDQMNKHHFPLPQGQDCVVEKNNQHKPKSHISNINVEAKFNTVVSQSAPNHCTLAASASTPPSNRKALSCVRITLCPKTSSKLDSGTLDERFHSLDAASKARMNSEFNFDLHTVSSRSLEPTSKLLTSKPVAQDQESLGFLGPKSSLDFQVVQPSLPDSNTITQDLKTIPSQNSQIVTSRQIQVNISDFEGHSNPEGTPVSADRLPEKMKTPLSAFSEKLSSDAVTQITTESPEKTLFSSEIFINAEDRGHEIIEPGNQKLRKAPVKFVSSSSVQQVTFSRGTDGQPLLLPYKPSGSTKMYYVPQLRQLPPSPDSKSDTTVESSHSGSNDAIAPDFPAQVLGTRDDDLSATVNIKHKEGIYSKRVVTKASLPVGEKPLQNENADASVQVLITGDENLSDKKQQEIHSTRAVTEAAQAKEKESLQKDTADSSAAAAAEHSARVGDPEMKNLPDTKAITQKEEIHRKKTVPEEAWPNNKESLQINIEESECHSEFENTTRSVFRSAKFYIHHPVHLPSDQDICHESLGKSVFMRHSWKDFFQHHPDKHREHMCLPLPYQNMDKTKTDYTRIKSLSINVNLGNKEVMDTTKSQARDYPEHNGQISDPKRDQKVTPEQTTQHTVSLNELWNKYRERQRQQRQPELGDRKELSLVDRLDRLAKILQNPITHSLQVSESTHDDSRGERSVKEWSGRQQQRNKLQKKKRFKSLEKSHKNTGELKKSKVLSHHRAGRSNQIKIEQIKFDKYILSKQPGFNYISNTSSDCRPSEESELLTDTTTNILSSTTSTVESDILTQTDREVALHERSSSVSTIDTARLIQAFGHERVCLSPRRIKLYSSITNQQRRYLEKRSKHSKKVLNTGHPLVTSEHTRRRHIQVANHVISSDSISSSASSFLSSNPTFCNKQNVHMLNKGIQAGNLEIVNGAKKHTRDVGMTFPTPSSSEAKLEEDSDVTSWSEEKREEKMLFTGYPEDRKLKKNKKNSHEGVSWFVPVENVESRSKKENVPNTCGPGISWFEPITKTRPWREPLREQNCQGQHLDGRGSLAGPGREAGRDLLKPFVRATLQESLQFHRPDFISRSGERIKRLKLIVQERKLQSMLQTERDALFNIDRERQGHQNRMCPLPKRVFLAIQKNKPISKKEMIQRSKRIYEQLPEVQKKREEEKRKSEYKSYRLRAQLYKKRVTNQLLGRKVPWD